The Lineus longissimus chromosome 8, tnLinLong1.2, whole genome shotgun sequence region ACAGACTATTATCAGAATAAGAAGAAACATTAGATAGTTGTAGTACATGACATACAATGATGTCCagtcattttcagattttgagtGGCCATGGACATAAGgccaaatttcaatgaaaaaaaacaacattgaaaTCTAAATGCTGAAATGGCGCAAAAAGAAATTTCTGAATATGACATGAACATAATCAGAGTTTGAACGACTACCACTGCTCTGTACAAATCATACAACTATCCAATTCACAATTAAAACGACAAAAACTGGGTCAAGACTAGTAACTTTCCACCTGTCATTTTCCATCATGAAGGTTTAAGAACCAAATGCAACAATGTAACTAGAGTCAGACATGGATGAGCAGAATACTCATTATCAAATGATCTCAACATCATACAACAAAAGTTGACAGCGAATCATAATAACCATCCGGTCCCTGGTCTGGTCGTTCAGCAACAACTGGATTTACACAACGCACTGCAAACGTCTCCATTGCAGGAAATGTTCAATGATGAATATTGTGAACACGGCAGAACTTCAGTATTTTCAGACAGAGGCTGCCATATGCAAAGATATCTGAAGCGatagaaaatgtttttttcctacGAAGAACTTCAGGCGCAACATCCTCTTTCTGAATACTACGTACTTGTCTGGCCGTGAGAACCTTGGCAGATTCTATCTTGCAAGATCTACTCCAATTGACAAGAAACAATTTCATTCCTGGACTCTCTGAAGCTTCCACCACAACATGTTCTGCCCTTAAGCTATTccataaaaaaacttttttgaacaCACTGTCGAAGGTGAATCCCAAGTGTAACCGCCACATTGGCCCATTCCTCACCACTCAGTGGTCGATAAGCGTCTGTCGATAGAAAGTCCCCCAGATTATAACACAAATCATCAACCTGATGAAGGGATGTAACCAATCCTGGCTTCCTGTTGGAGAGAGAAATACCTATGGGATATGGGGTGTATTTAGCATTTAAACACGACAAAACCTGGAACTCATGGTGAGCCATCATATATTTCCCTTCATCAGAATACTCTTTACAACAATACCGATTGCGACCATGTTTTGCCATgaatatatttgtttgttttccctTTTTCAAGTGCCCCTGTAACTCCACAGTGATATAAGGCACAAAAACATTGTCAATATCAGGGTCCTTTTCATAAAATGTTTGGCTGAATATCGCTTCGGAAACTTGTCGAGGGGTGTAGGCGGAAACTTGACTTGACAGCCTCAAATGGGTGCATCGCTTGTGATGCTGGTCCCGTATTGCCGAATTATACGTCAGATTCGTATACTGCCGATACAGGTTGTCAAAATCGTCATCTTTAACCTGGAGGTTTTCCTGGAGCTCGTCCTTGGCAGCCTCTAACTTATCAATCGTTTCATTCAATTTAGcctgaaaatatcaacattcacaatgatgaaaatgacgagATAGTTTTCTGACATGCGGCGAAGTGAAGGCAACTATTAACCTTCATAAC contains the following coding sequences:
- the LOC135492654 gene encoding uncharacterized protein LOC135492654, which gives rise to MGCKKRLFDHGPSAERVQGMTCNTNKKEIAKLNETIDKLEAAKDELQENLQVKDDDFDNLYRQYTNLTYNSAIRDQHHKRCTHLRLSSQVSAYTPRQVSEAIFSQTFYEKDPDIDNVFVPYITVELQGHLKKGKQTNIFMAKHGRNRYCCKEYSDEGKYMMAHHEFQVLSCLNAKYTPYPIGISLSNRKPGLVTSLHQVDDLCYNLGDFLSTDAYRPLSGEEWANVAVTLGIHLRQCVQKSFFME